A genomic region of Gemmata massiliana contains the following coding sequences:
- a CDS encoding PEP-CTERM sorting domain-containing protein: MRWLPVALLVCTATSPAVAGPIETVQYRTTLRTDQPVIALPASNPGETAYSLGGNPAFGVVVTNSPEWQSATPVYPGAGFSNIETGGFTPFTRSDRLDDLNVAGNGRYALDVELRDAVGNVAVVSFSGQFETGWWEGHAFAWLLFDTIPSPDGAGIPPEPIPPSASAWLGQTRYNVRLDNGWAPTYRQNEDGTWSEVWYPADSVPVRNGGYWTEGSGSFHATLTPVQTPEPSTLLLSGIGACGLWFTRRRSRC, translated from the coding sequence ATGAGATGGTTGCCCGTTGCTCTCCTCGTATGCACTGCGACCTCACCCGCGGTAGCGGGACCAATCGAAACGGTTCAGTACAGGACAACGCTGCGCACAGATCAGCCAGTGATCGCTTTGCCGGCCTCTAACCCCGGTGAAACTGCTTACTCATTGGGCGGCAATCCGGCATTTGGAGTAGTCGTGACAAACTCTCCGGAGTGGCAGTCGGCCACTCCGGTGTACCCTGGCGCCGGCTTTTCCAACATAGAAACGGGAGGTTTCACCCCTTTCACTAGGAGCGACCGCCTGGACGATTTGAACGTGGCCGGGAATGGGCGGTACGCTTTGGACGTGGAGCTACGGGACGCGGTTGGAAATGTCGCTGTCGTATCGTTTTCAGGCCAGTTCGAGACCGGCTGGTGGGAAGGGCACGCCTTTGCGTGGCTCCTTTTCGACACGATCCCATCTCCCGACGGAGCGGGTATACCGCCTGAGCCCATTCCCCCATCCGCGTCGGCATGGCTCGGGCAGACCAGATACAACGTGCGATTGGATAACGGGTGGGCACCGACTTACAGGCAGAACGAGGACGGCACCTGGAGCGAAGTTTGGTACCCTGCGGACTCAGTTCCAGTACGAAATGGGGGCTATTGGACGGAAGGGAGCGGAAGTTTCCACGCTACGCTAACTCCGGTTCAGACCCCGGAGCCAAGCACGCTGCTCCTTTCAGGGATCGGAGCCTGCGGATTGTGGTTTACCCGGCGCCGCAGCAGGTGCTAG